A stretch of the Lactuca sativa cultivar Salinas chromosome 9, Lsat_Salinas_v11, whole genome shotgun sequence genome encodes the following:
- the LOC111878986 gene encoding COBRA-like protein 6, producing the protein MRGAEATEQGNCSQYLGKPQLPHSCEREPVIVDLLPGTPYNMQVQSCCKGGVLSSFTQDPANSMAAFQMNVGSIETMPYDFKIGLPGYTCGNATKVPPTKFVIDHGRRQTQALGTWNITCTYSPFLASSAPKCCVSLSSFYSKTMVPCPICSCACQGEPGSNCVRHGQLHTVSRLPQNEQAPPMVQCSTHMCPIRVHWHVKLSYKEYWRVKITINNLNVVKNYSQWNLVVLHPNLQSLAQVFSFYYKPLNQYGSINDSGVFYGIEHYNDMLLQSGDGGNVQTEMLLHKDPGIFTFKGGWVFPRKVIFNGDECVMPSPFEYPMLPNSSRFFGPSKLCFVILFVLFSLIL; encoded by the exons ATGAGGGGAGCCGAGGCAACCGAGCAAGGAAACTGTTCCCAATATTTGGGTAAACCGCAACTCCCACATAGTTGCGAAAGGGAGCCGGTGATTGTTGACCTTTTGCCTGGGACTCCTTACAATATGCAAGTTCAAAGTTGTTGCAAGGGAGGGGTATTATCGTCATTTACTCAAGATCCCGCAAATTCTATGGCCGCGTTTCAAATGAATGTTGGTTCAATCGAAACGATGCCGTATGACTTTAAGATCGGCCTCCCGGGTTACACTTGTGGGAACGCTACAAAGGTGCCACCAACAAAGTTTGTTATCGATCATGGGCGTAGACAAACACAAGCTCTTG GGACATGGAATATAACGTGTACATATTCGCCCTTTCTTGCATCATCGGCCCCGAAATGTTGTGTTTCTCTATCTTCTTTCTATAGCAAGACGATGGTGCCTTGTCCGATATGCAGTTGTGCATGTCAAGGCGAACCTGGATCGAATTGTGTGAG gCATGGTCAACTACATACGGTGTCACGGCTACCTCAGAATGAACAAGCGCCACCAATGGTACAATGTTCGACACATATGTGTCCGATAAGGGTGCATTGGCATGTAAAGTTAAGTTACAAAGAATATTGGCGAGTAAAGATCACGATAAACAACCTTAATGTCGTCAAAAACTACAGTCAATGGAATTTGGTCGTGCTACATCCGAATCTACAAAGTTTAGCACAAGTTTTCAGTTTCTACTACAAACCACTCAATCAATACGGTAGTATAA ACGATTCAGGGGTATTTTATGGAATTGAGCATTACAATGACATGTTACTTCAATCGGGTGATGGAGGAAACGTTCAAACAGAGATGTTGTTACACAAAGATCCTGGGATCTTTACCTTTAAAGGAGGATGGGTGTTCCCTAGAAAGGTTATCTTTAATGGCGATGAATGTGTGATGCCTTCACCATTTGAGTACCCGATGCTTCCAAACAGTAGTCGATTTTTTGGACCTTCAAAGTTATGCTTtgtaattttatttgttttatttagtttGATATTATGA
- the LOC111879030 gene encoding uncharacterized protein LOC111879030 — protein sequence MSTSGDVESISSSLPNSAPGSAPGSPRNKVKFLCSHGGRILPRPSDGHLKYVGGETRVISVPRNIIFTELMRKLSSLLEGDVILKYQLIPEDLDALVTVKSDEDLRHMFEEYDRQDLVGTSRLRTFLFPASPIIIENQIGAMDRHSLEQRYINSINGIIVSSTPIYSNFRPPAINTSQTTFTISSACSSPRTPPESAMPTMAPDAINPDQVTGFRKLGGSMTRAHSSPSLCNLAGNLPTSHKNQSPRSNMNLNLTNQQYPNYHHQLQSYRQPPPPPPPQPQPPPSPYHPHSHPHHGHLPHPSSKPPLNPGPEQYLRQRASGVPDYYRYSNEHSPHSSNPYARSSRGSGHMAYQRGSHYDDYNNLGNSNNRYDRESPPGSPLARSPQYQNSYNVNPKWDSVGGRS from the exons ATGTCGACGTCCGGTGACGTTGAATCGATCTCCAGTTCCTTGCCGAATTCGGCACCGGGATCGGCTCCTGGGTCACCAAGAAACAAGGTCAAGTTTCTCTGCAGCCATGGCGGCAGGATCCTTCCTCGCCCTTCCGACGGCCACCTCAAGTACGTCGGAGGCGAGACTCGCGTCATCTCCGTTCCTCGCAATATTATCTTCACCG AACTTATGAGGAAGCTTAGCAGTTTACTCGAAGGTGATGTGATCCTAAAGTACCAGTTGATTCCCGAGGACCTTGACGCCTTAGTCACCGTAAAATCCGATGAAGATCTCCGCCACATGTTCGAAGAATACGATCGCCAGGATCTCGTCGGAACATCAAGGCTCCGGACATTTCTTTTTCCGGCAAGCCCGATCATCATCGAGAACCAGATCGGAGCAATGGATCGTCATTCTCTTGAGCAACGATACATCAACTCCATCAACGGCATCATCGTTAGTTCAACCCCAATATACAGTAACTTCCGACCACCTGCAATTAACACCAGTCAAACGACCTTCACCATTTCCTCCGCTTGCTCTTCCCCTAGAACACCACCGGAGTCGGCCATGCCCACCATGGCTCCTGACGCTATAAACCCTGATCAAGTCACCGGTTTCCGTAAACTTGGTGGCTCAATGACAAGAGCACATAGCTCCCCTAGCTTGTGTAATCTCGCCGGCAATCTTCCGACCAGCCATAAGAACCAAAGCCCAAGATCAAATATGAACCTGAACCTCACCAACCAGCAATACCCTAATTATCACCACCAACTCCAAAGTTACCGCCAACCACCACCGCCTCCTCCAccgcaaccacaaccaccaccatcaCCGTACCACCCCCACTCCCACCCACACCATGGCCACCTTCCTCACCCATCTTCCAAACCACCACTAAATCCTGGCCCTGAGCAATATCTCCGGCAAAGAGCTTCCGGTGTACCGGATTATTACAGGTATTCAAATGAACACAGTCCACATTCATCAAATCCGTACGCTCGATCAAGTAGAGGTTCGGGGCATATGGCTTACCAAAGAGGTTCGCATTACGATGACTATAACAACTTAGGGAATAGCAACAACAGGTATGATCGGGAAAGTCCTCCGGGAAGTCCGTTAGCAAGAAGCCCTCAGTACCAAAACAGCTATAATGTTAATCCAAAATGGGATTCCGTTGGTGGACGTTCATGA